The following proteins come from a genomic window of Geothrix edaphica:
- a CDS encoding isochorismatase family protein — MALLDSSRSILVVIDLQGKLVGMVHRPALVLEATRRLMRLADLFAVPVVLTEQYPKGIGPTEESIRATYDGLATSKFFLEKTAFGCCGDSGFEALLQQARPGLAPAKRQIVVAGIEAHVCVMQTVLELLGSGHEVHLCWDAVSGRGEEYRQHALDRMAAAGATLTNHESVAFEWARDKNHPQFKALSALMKEGQPG, encoded by the coding sequence ATGGCCCTTCTCGATTCCAGCCGCAGCATCCTCGTGGTCATCGACCTCCAGGGCAAGCTCGTGGGCATGGTCCACCGGCCGGCCCTGGTGCTGGAGGCCACGCGCCGCCTCATGAGGCTGGCGGATCTCTTCGCCGTGCCCGTGGTGCTCACCGAGCAGTACCCCAAGGGCATCGGCCCCACGGAGGAGAGCATCCGCGCGACCTATGACGGCCTGGCCACGTCGAAGTTCTTCCTCGAGAAGACGGCCTTCGGCTGCTGCGGCGACTCGGGCTTCGAGGCCCTGCTCCAGCAGGCCCGGCCCGGCCTGGCGCCCGCGAAGCGCCAGATCGTGGTGGCGGGCATCGAGGCCCACGTCTGCGTCATGCAGACCGTGCTCGAGCTGCTGGGCTCGGGCCACGAGGTGCATCTCTGCTGGGACGCCGTCAGCGGCCGGGGCGAGGAGTACCGGCAGCACGCGCTGGACCGCATGGCCGCCGCCGGCGCGACGCTCACCAACCACGAGTCCGTGGCCTTCGAGTGGGCCCGGGACAAGAACCATCCCCAGTTCAAGGCCCTGTCCGCGCTCATGAAGGAAGGGCAGCCCGGCTGA
- a CDS encoding M16 family metallopeptidase: protein MPVSRRFILPLCGVLAFALVAGDAPKPAGPASKATSKVKAAKALPLAAPIKVTAVEGITEYRLANGLRVLLYPDASKPTITTNITYLVGSRHEHYGETGMAHLLEHMLFKGTKDRPDTWKILNELGGDANGTTNFDRTNYYVSFPASEENLRKALGLEADRMQNCTFTAETLWGKDGKSGEMTVVRNEFESGENSPFRTAIFRLMSAAFDWHNYGKPVIGARSDIEHVNVDHLRAFYRTYYQPDNAVLMVAGKFDEPKTLAYINDTFGRLPKPARTLEPTYTLEPTQDGERLVTIRRVGGTPLLIAGYHVAPSAQADRSATDLAASILTDAPSGRLYKALVETKLAAQVFPLSFTTYEPGLQMFGVVLAKDGDLEKAKEVLLREVETLKDKPLTQAELDRAKAQTQKGIDQALSDTKNMAISLSEAMAAGDWREWFLDRDRTLAASLEQVQQAAVAYFKPSNRTLAQYIPTEKPDRTEVPGVPDVAADVKAYVGKQVIAQGEAFDASPANVDQRTVRFTAPNGLKGALLSRKTKGSMASIQLNLRFGQEASLRDKQAAPELTGAMLMRGTLKHSRQELVDAFDKLKAEVMVTGGATSAQARLTVPRENLAATLKLVAEVLREPAFPASELETLVKQQTTGIESQRQEPQAKAMEFLGQTFDAYPAGHPSAYRPLETRIQDLKTAKVEDLKAFHTAFYGADHATFAASGDFDAKELQGLVTELFGSWKSASAYERIPARLKEAPGQSKVLETPDKQMAIFVAMERWAMKDTDPGYPAFLMANQILGGGALKNRIADRLRQKEGFSYGAGSNFSSSSQDPVASWQAYAIYAPQNATKLEAAFQEELQKALKDGFTQEELEFARKTWLQGEEAQRQEDRQIAGWLGSSLYLGRSVLFEAELEAKVRALKLDDVNAALRKHLDPAKLVIVKAGDFAKVEKK from the coding sequence ATGCCCGTCTCCCGTCGATTCATCCTGCCCCTGTGCGGGGTCCTGGCCTTCGCGCTGGTGGCGGGAGACGCCCCGAAGCCGGCCGGTCCGGCATCCAAGGCAACCTCCAAGGTCAAAGCGGCGAAGGCCCTTCCGCTGGCTGCCCCCATCAAGGTGACGGCAGTGGAAGGCATCACGGAATACCGCCTGGCCAACGGCCTGCGGGTGCTGCTCTATCCCGACGCGAGCAAGCCCACCATCACCACCAACATCACCTACCTGGTGGGCAGCCGGCACGAGCACTACGGCGAGACCGGCATGGCCCACCTGCTGGAGCACATGCTCTTCAAGGGCACGAAGGACCGCCCGGACACCTGGAAGATCCTCAACGAGCTGGGCGGCGATGCCAACGGCACCACCAACTTCGACCGCACGAACTACTACGTGTCCTTCCCCGCTTCCGAGGAGAACCTGCGGAAGGCCCTGGGCCTGGAAGCCGACCGGATGCAGAACTGCACCTTCACGGCCGAGACGCTGTGGGGCAAGGACGGCAAGAGCGGCGAGATGACCGTCGTCCGCAACGAGTTCGAGTCCGGCGAGAACAGCCCCTTCCGCACCGCCATCTTCCGGCTGATGTCGGCGGCCTTCGACTGGCACAACTACGGCAAGCCGGTCATCGGCGCCCGCAGCGACATCGAGCATGTGAACGTCGACCACCTGCGGGCCTTCTACCGGACCTACTACCAGCCGGACAACGCGGTGCTCATGGTGGCCGGGAAGTTCGACGAGCCGAAGACCCTGGCCTACATCAACGACACCTTCGGGCGCCTCCCGAAGCCGGCCCGCACCCTGGAGCCCACCTACACCCTGGAGCCCACCCAGGACGGCGAGCGGCTCGTCACCATCCGGCGCGTGGGCGGCACGCCCCTCCTGATCGCCGGCTACCACGTCGCCCCCTCGGCGCAGGCGGATCGCAGCGCCACGGACCTGGCGGCCTCCATCCTGACCGACGCGCCCAGCGGGCGCCTCTACAAGGCCCTGGTGGAGACCAAGCTCGCCGCCCAGGTCTTCCCCCTCTCCTTCACCACCTACGAGCCCGGCCTCCAGATGTTCGGCGTGGTGCTGGCGAAGGACGGCGACCTGGAGAAGGCGAAGGAGGTCCTCCTGCGCGAAGTGGAAACGCTGAAGGACAAGCCCCTCACCCAGGCGGAGCTGGACCGCGCCAAGGCGCAGACCCAGAAAGGCATCGACCAGGCCCTGTCCGACACCAAGAACATGGCCATCAGCCTCAGCGAGGCCATGGCCGCCGGCGACTGGCGGGAATGGTTCCTGGATCGTGACCGCACCCTGGCCGCCAGCCTCGAGCAGGTGCAGCAGGCCGCCGTGGCCTACTTCAAGCCCAGCAACCGCACCCTCGCGCAGTACATCCCCACCGAGAAGCCCGATCGGACCGAGGTGCCCGGTGTGCCGGACGTGGCCGCCGATGTGAAGGCCTACGTGGGCAAGCAGGTCATCGCCCAGGGCGAAGCCTTCGACGCCAGCCCCGCCAACGTGGACCAGCGCACCGTGCGGTTCACGGCGCCCAACGGCCTGAAGGGGGCCCTGCTCTCCCGGAAGACCAAGGGCAGCATGGCCTCGATCCAGCTCAACCTGCGCTTCGGCCAGGAGGCCTCCCTGCGCGACAAGCAGGCCGCGCCTGAGCTCACCGGCGCCATGCTCATGCGCGGCACCCTCAAGCACTCCCGCCAGGAGCTCGTCGATGCCTTCGACAAGCTGAAGGCGGAAGTGATGGTCACAGGCGGCGCCACCTCCGCGCAGGCCCGGCTCACCGTCCCCCGGGAGAACCTGGCCGCCACCCTGAAGCTGGTGGCGGAGGTGCTGCGCGAACCCGCCTTCCCGGCCTCCGAGCTCGAGACCCTCGTGAAGCAGCAGACCACCGGCATCGAGTCCCAGCGCCAGGAACCCCAGGCCAAGGCCATGGAGTTCCTGGGCCAGACCTTCGATGCCTACCCGGCGGGCCACCCCTCGGCCTACCGGCCGCTGGAGACCCGGATCCAGGACCTGAAGACCGCCAAGGTCGAGGACCTGAAGGCCTTCCACACCGCCTTCTACGGGGCGGACCATGCGACCTTCGCGGCTTCCGGGGACTTCGACGCCAAGGAGCTCCAGGGGCTTGTGACCGAGCTCTTCGGCTCCTGGAAGTCGGCCTCGGCCTATGAGCGCATCCCCGCGCGCCTGAAGGAGGCCCCTGGCCAGTCCAAGGTCCTCGAGACGCCTGACAAGCAGATGGCCATCTTCGTCGCCATGGAGCGCTGGGCCATGAAGGACACGGATCCAGGCTATCCGGCCTTCCTCATGGCCAACCAGATTCTCGGCGGTGGGGCCCTGAAGAACCGCATCGCGGACCGCCTGCGCCAGAAGGAGGGATTCAGCTACGGCGCTGGATCCAACTTCAGCAGCAGCAGCCAGGATCCCGTTGCCTCCTGGCAGGCCTACGCCATCTACGCGCCCCAGAACGCCACGAAGCTGGAGGCCGCCTTCCAGGAGGAGCTCCAGAAGGCGCTGAAGGACGGCTTCACCCAGGAGGAACTCGAGTTCGCCCGGAAGACCTGGCTGCAGGGAGAGGAAGCCCAGCGTCAGGAGGATCGCCAGATCGCCGGCTGGCTGGGCAGCTCCCTCTACCTGGGCCGGTCCGTGCTCTTCGAGGCGGAGCTGGAGGCCAAGGTCCGGGCCCTGAAGCTGGATGACGTGAACGCCGCGCTGCGGAAGCACCTGGATCCCGCGAAGCTCGTGATCGTCAAGGCCGGCGACTTCGCCAAGGTCGAGAAGAAGTAG
- a CDS encoding DUF4126 domain-containing protein codes for MGPAQTLAAILGLSTVSGINLYLTVLLVGAGQRYGWIHGLPSDLAILSHPVVLGVAALLFLLEFLADKVPFITPIWDGLHTFIRPIGGALLALGAAGELHPVAKVLALLAGGTIALGTHGSKMGVRLLAHTAPEPASHSVLSVAEDLGVAALLALAYSHPAIALPVIGMVLVATALLLPLLLRALAFVLTGFRGALRSLVGRGTRDEVPLWAELKALELAPTRPAEVLPCFARRVKGLPRFHGAFLVQAGGSWHLVYRRWFRTRSLSFDAAPGPVRTFPGLLWDTAVFLRDGKPQILLTGRDWRHALPPVPATP; via the coding sequence ATGGGCCCAGCGCAGACCCTGGCGGCCATCCTCGGCCTGTCCACCGTCTCCGGCATCAACCTCTACCTCACGGTGCTCCTAGTGGGTGCGGGGCAGCGCTATGGCTGGATCCACGGCCTGCCGTCGGATCTCGCCATCCTGAGCCACCCCGTGGTGCTGGGGGTCGCGGCCCTGCTGTTCCTGCTGGAGTTCCTGGCGGACAAGGTGCCCTTCATCACCCCCATCTGGGACGGGCTCCACACCTTCATCCGGCCCATCGGCGGCGCCCTGCTGGCCCTGGGCGCCGCGGGCGAGCTGCACCCCGTGGCCAAGGTGCTGGCCCTGCTGGCGGGCGGCACCATCGCCCTGGGCACGCACGGCAGCAAGATGGGCGTGCGGCTCCTGGCCCATACGGCCCCCGAACCTGCCAGCCACAGCGTCCTCAGCGTGGCCGAGGACCTGGGCGTGGCGGCCCTGCTGGCCCTGGCCTACAGCCATCCCGCCATCGCCCTGCCCGTGATCGGCATGGTGCTGGTGGCCACGGCCCTCCTGCTGCCCCTGCTGCTGCGGGCCCTGGCCTTCGTGCTCACGGGCTTCCGCGGCGCCCTGCGCTCCCTGGTGGGACGCGGCACCCGCGACGAGGTCCCCCTCTGGGCGGAACTGAAGGCCCTGGAGCTGGCGCCCACGCGCCCCGCGGAGGTTCTGCCCTGCTTCGCCCGCCGCGTGAAGGGCCTGCCGCGGTTCCACGGGGCCTTCCTCGTCCAGGCGGGCGGGAGCTGGCACCTGGTCTACCGGCGCTGGTTCCGCACCCGCAGCCTCAGTTTCGACGCGGCGCCGGGCCCCGTCCGCACCTTCCCGGGCCTCCTGTGGGACACCGCCGTGTTCCTCCGGGACGGCAAGCCCCAGATCCTGCTGACGGGACGGGACTGGCGCCACGCGCTTCCCCCCGTCCCGGCCACCCCCTGA
- a CDS encoding uracil-DNA glycosylase family protein: MARIQGHPVPALFPEAGPVSVMLFGEAPGPRGADQSGIPFWGDGAGITVYRALSATGRAVVPEAAWADWNGARFKALGLAPRLIGTALSNACPACPTKDGEHFHAPSNKELLAPANLARLASELDRAAEGGSSLRVIAFGKRAEWVLGRLPGAPPFELHALPHPSAQGLLQAAPGKGKGLRLEDLRAEWEQRLQTLLNIS; encoded by the coding sequence ATGGCCCGCATCCAAGGTCATCCCGTCCCCGCCCTCTTCCCCGAGGCCGGCCCCGTGTCCGTGATGCTCTTCGGCGAGGCCCCGGGGCCTCGGGGTGCGGACCAGTCGGGCATCCCCTTCTGGGGTGACGGGGCCGGCATCACGGTGTACCGGGCCCTCAGCGCCACGGGCCGCGCCGTAGTGCCCGAGGCCGCCTGGGCAGACTGGAACGGCGCCCGCTTCAAGGCCCTGGGCCTGGCGCCACGCCTGATCGGCACCGCCCTCAGCAACGCCTGCCCCGCCTGCCCCACGAAAGACGGAGAGCACTTCCACGCGCCCTCCAACAAAGAGCTGCTGGCCCCGGCCAACCTGGCCCGACTGGCCTCCGAGCTGGACCGGGCTGCGGAGGGCGGCTCCTCCCTGCGCGTCATCGCCTTCGGCAAGCGGGCCGAGTGGGTGCTGGGGCGGTTGCCGGGCGCGCCCCCCTTCGAGCTGCACGCCCTGCCCCATCCCAGCGCCCAGGGCCTGCTCCAGGCCGCGCCGGGCAAGGGGAAGGGCCTGCGGCTGGAGGACCTCCGCGCCGAGTGGGAGCAGCGGCTCCAGACCCTTCTTAACATTTCTTAA
- a CDS encoding M13 family metallopeptidase — translation MHGSLPLLSLCLAVHALVAAPPKALVATPPKAASHGLDLAGMDRAVAPGDDFFAYANGAWVKRTEIPADRGSFGVGHEVADLTDRRTAALIKAAAAAKAPLGSDLRKIGDCYTSFMNEKAIEAKGLTPLKPTFQAIGAIHDRKDLARYLGTTLRADVDVLNATNYHTANVLGLWVAQDLDQPDRYAPFLLQGGLGLPERSYYLDSSEGMAAVRTQYITHVAAMLKLAGLSNVLERAAAVVDLETRMAQAHAGREASGDVRKGNNHWSRADFTRKAPGLDWEAFFGAAGLARAETFVVWQPGAVTGLSTLAAHVSLDVWKDYLTFHALDHWARVLPKAVADQSFAFHGKVLSGAAKPRERWTYGVEATNQALGEAVGKAYVAKYFPPSEKARAQQMVGRIKDAFRTRIERLDWMSPATKAKAIAKLDALKVGVGYPDRWRDYRALKIVAGDAFGNAERAERFEYERNLKKLGQPIDRTEWVMTPQTVNAVNLPVMNALNFPAAILQPPYFDPRRPLAMDYGAIGAVIGHEISHSFDDSGSLFDATGKLENWWTPEDLKHFQASADQLVKQFDAYEPFPGLHINGRQTLGENIADVAGLAAAYDAYRLSQGGQEAPVVQGLTGDQQFFLSYAQSWREKTREPLLRQQILTDGHAPASFRPSTVRNLDAWYPAFQVKAGQKLYLAPADRVKIW, via the coding sequence ATGCACGGATCTTTGCCCCTCCTTTCCCTGTGTCTCGCGGTCCACGCCCTGGTGGCGGCGCCCCCGAAGGCCCTGGTGGCGACGCCCCCCAAGGCCGCGTCTCATGGCCTCGACCTGGCGGGCATGGACCGCGCCGTGGCCCCCGGTGATGACTTCTTCGCCTATGCGAACGGCGCCTGGGTGAAGCGGACGGAGATCCCCGCGGATCGCGGGTCCTTCGGCGTCGGGCACGAGGTGGCCGACCTCACGGACCGCCGTACCGCCGCCCTCATCAAGGCCGCCGCGGCCGCCAAGGCGCCCTTGGGCTCCGACCTGCGCAAGATCGGCGACTGCTACACCAGCTTCATGAACGAGAAGGCCATCGAGGCGAAAGGGCTCACCCCCCTCAAGCCGACCTTCCAGGCCATCGGCGCCATCCACGACCGCAAGGATCTGGCCCGCTACCTGGGTACCACCCTGCGCGCCGACGTGGACGTGCTGAACGCCACCAACTACCACACGGCCAACGTCCTCGGCCTCTGGGTGGCCCAGGACCTGGACCAGCCCGACCGCTACGCGCCCTTCCTCCTCCAGGGCGGCCTGGGCCTGCCCGAGCGCAGCTACTATCTGGATTCCTCCGAAGGCATGGCGGCCGTCCGCACGCAGTACATCACCCATGTGGCGGCCATGCTGAAGCTGGCGGGCCTGTCGAACGTCCTCGAGCGCGCCGCGGCGGTGGTGGACCTGGAAACGCGCATGGCCCAGGCCCACGCGGGCCGCGAGGCGTCCGGCGACGTGCGGAAGGGCAACAACCACTGGAGCCGCGCAGACTTCACCCGGAAGGCCCCGGGCCTGGACTGGGAGGCCTTCTTTGGTGCCGCGGGCCTGGCGCGGGCGGAGACCTTCGTGGTCTGGCAGCCGGGCGCCGTCACGGGCCTTTCGACCCTCGCCGCCCATGTGTCCCTCGACGTCTGGAAGGACTACCTCACCTTCCACGCCCTCGACCACTGGGCACGGGTCTTGCCCAAGGCCGTGGCGGACCAGTCCTTCGCCTTCCACGGCAAGGTGCTGAGCGGCGCCGCCAAGCCGCGCGAGCGCTGGACCTACGGCGTGGAGGCCACCAATCAGGCCCTGGGCGAGGCCGTGGGGAAGGCCTACGTGGCGAAGTACTTCCCGCCCTCGGAGAAGGCCCGCGCCCAGCAGATGGTGGGCAGGATCAAGGACGCCTTCCGCACCCGCATCGAGCGCCTCGACTGGATGTCCCCCGCCACCAAGGCCAAGGCCATCGCCAAGCTGGACGCGCTCAAGGTGGGCGTGGGCTACCCGGACCGCTGGCGCGACTACCGCGCCCTGAAGATCGTGGCCGGAGATGCCTTCGGCAACGCCGAGCGGGCCGAGCGCTTCGAGTACGAGCGGAACCTGAAGAAGCTCGGCCAGCCCATCGACCGCACCGAGTGGGTGATGACGCCCCAGACCGTCAACGCCGTGAACCTGCCCGTGATGAACGCCCTCAACTTCCCGGCGGCCATCCTCCAGCCCCCGTACTTCGATCCCAGGCGGCCCCTGGCCATGGACTACGGTGCCATCGGGGCGGTCATCGGCCATGAGATCAGCCACAGCTTCGATGACTCGGGCTCGCTCTTCGACGCCACCGGGAAGCTGGAGAACTGGTGGACGCCCGAGGACCTGAAGCACTTCCAGGCCTCCGCCGACCAGCTGGTGAAACAGTTCGACGCCTACGAGCCCTTCCCGGGCCTCCACATCAACGGCAGGCAGACCCTGGGCGAGAACATCGCGGACGTGGCCGGCCTCGCCGCGGCCTACGACGCCTACCGCCTGTCCCAGGGCGGTCAGGAGGCCCCCGTGGTGCAGGGCCTCACGGGCGACCAGCAGTTCTTCCTCAGCTACGCCCAGAGCTGGCGCGAGAAGACCCGCGAGCCCCTGCTCCGCCAGCAGATCCTCACGGACGGTCATGCCCCCGCCTCGTTCCGGCCCTCCACCGTGCGGAACCTGGACGCCTGGTACCCGGCCTTCCAGGTGAAGGCGGGCCAGAAGCTCTACCTGGCGCCCGCGGACCGCGTGAAGATCTGGTAG
- a CDS encoding GlsB/YeaQ/YmgE family stress response membrane protein codes for MLHLIWTCIIGLIAGAVAKLLMPGKDPGGWIITMVLGIAGSFLGTWIGRAVGHYQEGQGAGFLMSVVGAVILLGIYHLYKRFSA; via the coding sequence ATGCTCCACCTCATCTGGACCTGCATCATCGGCCTCATCGCCGGTGCCGTGGCCAAGCTCCTCATGCCCGGCAAGGACCCGGGCGGGTGGATCATCACCATGGTCCTCGGCATCGCGGGCTCGTTCCTCGGCACCTGGATCGGGCGGGCCGTGGGCCACTATCAGGAAGGCCAGGGGGCCGGCTTCCTCATGTCCGTGGTGGGCGCGGTGATCCTGCTGGGCATCTACCACCTCTACAAGCGGTTCTCGGCCTGA
- a CDS encoding RluA family pseudouridine synthase, translated as MARIEREWKAEHEGSALASELHKVMVISHRQAKGFIDGHCVTVNGETVEKHGHRLNPGDVVKVVFDPELTYDVLPAARKLQAGPFETLWEDNHLLFVFKPAGLLTVPAEQGGEPSLAEAITESYRRRGFKRFNLYIVHRLDRFTSGVLVFAKTPEALHGLKKHFELHRLQRIYYAVLVGELPENSGTLAGHLIEHAKSLKMSVATPRKGPGGGKRMPAGAKEAVTHYRVIERLPGHTVVEVRLETGRRNQIRVQFADRGFPLLGDQVYGVESPLLDRQALHAELLGFKHPVTEEQVTVTAPMPADMEAALKALRNQARIVRAVTGVKGEEGIFQPTETRDHKLKRVARAKRFDTREEAPARTPRPRKPFTPGDRPTRPRPDSDERPRRTFGATERPARPRREDGDERPRRPFTPGDRPARPRRDEGEERPRRAFGSAERPARPRREDGEARPRKPFTPGERPARPRPDSDERPRRTFGATERSARPRREDGDERPRRPFTPGDRPARPRREDGEERPRRASGTTERPARPRREEGEARPRRTFGAAGRPAGPRREGPGERPARKPAPRTGKPKPRKP; from the coding sequence ATGGCACGCATCGAACGGGAATGGAAAGCGGAACACGAAGGCTCGGCGCTGGCCTCGGAACTGCACAAGGTGATGGTGATCAGCCACCGTCAGGCCAAGGGTTTCATTGATGGCCACTGCGTGACGGTCAACGGCGAGACCGTCGAGAAGCACGGCCACCGGCTCAACCCCGGAGACGTGGTGAAGGTGGTCTTCGACCCCGAACTGACCTACGACGTGCTGCCCGCGGCCCGGAAGCTCCAGGCAGGCCCCTTCGAGACCCTCTGGGAGGACAACCACCTCCTCTTCGTCTTCAAGCCCGCGGGCCTGCTGACAGTGCCGGCGGAACAGGGCGGCGAGCCCAGCCTGGCCGAGGCCATCACCGAGTCCTACCGCCGCCGCGGCTTCAAGCGCTTCAACCTCTACATCGTCCACCGCCTCGACCGCTTCACCAGCGGCGTGCTCGTCTTCGCGAAGACCCCCGAGGCCCTCCACGGCCTGAAGAAGCACTTCGAGCTGCACCGTCTCCAGCGCATCTACTACGCCGTGCTGGTGGGCGAGCTGCCCGAGAACAGCGGCACCCTGGCGGGCCACCTCATCGAGCACGCCAAGTCCCTGAAGATGTCTGTGGCCACGCCCCGCAAGGGCCCCGGCGGTGGCAAGCGCATGCCGGCCGGCGCCAAGGAGGCCGTCACCCACTACCGCGTGATCGAGCGCCTGCCCGGCCACACAGTCGTGGAGGTGCGCCTCGAGACGGGCCGCCGCAACCAGATCCGTGTGCAGTTCGCCGACCGCGGCTTCCCCCTGCTGGGCGATCAGGTCTATGGCGTGGAGAGCCCGCTGCTGGACCGCCAGGCCCTGCATGCGGAACTGCTCGGCTTCAAGCACCCCGTCACCGAGGAGCAGGTCACGGTCACGGCGCCCATGCCCGCGGACATGGAGGCGGCCCTGAAGGCCCTGCGCAACCAGGCCCGCATTGTCCGCGCCGTCACCGGCGTGAAAGGCGAGGAGGGCATCTTCCAGCCCACCGAGACCCGCGATCACAAGCTCAAGCGCGTGGCCCGCGCCAAGCGCTTCGACACCCGCGAGGAGGCCCCGGCGCGCACCCCGCGGCCCCGCAAGCCCTTCACGCCCGGCGACCGTCCGACCCGGCCCCGCCCGGACAGTGACGAGCGCCCCCGCCGCACCTTCGGTGCCACCGAGCGGCCCGCCCGGCCCCGGCGCGAGGACGGTGACGAACGTCCCCGGCGACCCTTCACGCCCGGCGACCGCCCGGCCCGGCCCCGCCGTGACGAAGGCGAGGAGCGCCCCCGCCGCGCCTTCGGTTCCGCTGAGCGCCCGGCGCGCCCCCGGCGCGAAGACGGCGAAGCCCGTCCCCGCAAGCCCTTCACGCCCGGCGAGCGTCCCGCCCGGCCCCGCCCGGACAGTGACGAACGTCCCCGTCGCACCTTCGGTGCCACCGAGCGGTCCGCCCGGCCCCGGCGCGAGGACGGCGACGAGCGTCCCCGGCGTCCCTTCACGCCCGGCGACCGCCCGGCCCGCCCCCGGCGCGAGGACGGCGAAGAGCGCCCCCGCCGCGCCTCCGGCACCACCGAGCGCCCCGCCCGCCCCCGGCGGGAAGAGGGGGAGGCCCGGCCCCGCCGCACCTTCGGCGCCGCCGGACGCCCCGCGGGCCCGCGCCGGGAGGGCCCGGGCGAGCGCCCCGCGCGCAAGCCCGCGCCGCGCACCGGCAAGCCCAAGCCCCGGAAGCCCTGA
- a CDS encoding YidB family protein, translated as MVLASTAVRVDPGAPLPEEDVMGLLDMVGGLLGQGGQAQGGNPLMGAVMGLIQNHPGGLQGLLGQFQEKGLGDQVASWIGTGANQPISPEHVQAALGSDQLQQLAGQLGVSHDQAASGLADLLPQVVDKLSPQGSLPEGGMGMDLLKKFLS; from the coding sequence ATGGTCCTTGCCTCGACGGCCGTCCGGGTTGACCCTGGGGCTCCACTTCCTGAGGAGGATGTCATGGGTCTGCTGGACATGGTAGGCGGTCTGCTCGGACAGGGCGGCCAGGCACAGGGCGGCAACCCGCTCATGGGCGCGGTCATGGGCCTCATTCAGAATCACCCCGGGGGCCTTCAGGGCCTGCTGGGCCAGTTTCAGGAGAAGGGGCTGGGCGACCAGGTGGCCTCTTGGATCGGCACGGGCGCGAACCAGCCCATCAGCCCCGAGCACGTGCAGGCGGCTCTGGGCTCGGACCAGCTGCAGCAGCTGGCCGGCCAGCTGGGCGTCTCCCACGACCAGGCCGCCTCGGGGCTGGCGGATCTCCTGCCCCAGGTGGTGGACAAGCTGAGCCCCCAGGGCAGCCTGCCGGAAGGCGGCATGGGCATGGACCTGCTGAAGAAGTTCCTAAGCTGA
- a CDS encoding LysM peptidoglycan-binding domain-containing protein yields MDRFELLKSAYSPALSIVNGPGFQVHNLHLQDDKLFLKASAGTEQLKNAVWDALKTVNPNVDDVTCDIDVNAALAPKEAAYEVHPGDSLSKIAKRFYGDAGAYMRIFEANQDQLSDPNQIQVGQTLRVPLD; encoded by the coding sequence ATGGATCGCTTCGAACTTCTGAAGTCCGCCTATTCGCCGGCCCTGAGCATCGTGAACGGCCCCGGGTTCCAGGTCCACAACCTCCACCTGCAGGATGACAAGCTGTTCCTGAAGGCGAGCGCAGGCACCGAGCAGCTGAAGAACGCGGTCTGGGACGCCCTGAAAACCGTGAACCCCAACGTGGATGACGTGACCTGCGACATCGACGTGAACGCGGCCCTGGCGCCCAAGGAAGCCGCGTACGAAGTCCACCCCGGGGATTCGCTCTCCAAGATCGCCAAGCGCTTCTACGGCGATGCCGGCGCCTACATGCGCATCTTCGAGGCGAACCAGGACCAGCTCAGCGACCCCAACCAGATCCAGGTGGGCCAGACGCTCCGCGTTCCGCTCGACTGA